The DNA segment TCACAGTGGAAATGGATTTCGAAACACCGGGCCGCTTTGCGATCAATGGACGCGAATGGAAAATTCCACCAAAAGGTTCCGTTTTAAATGCGCTCAATCGAGACGTGTTTCGGGATAATAAAAGTCGTTCAGCTCATGTGGATCTATTTTTCCCCAAAGCGTTCGGCGATGAGGCCTCAAACCCTGCAATCAAAATAGCCGCTTATGTATTTGTCTCGGCCCAAAGCAATCCTTTCGGGTGGGTGGATCGAGACGCCACTAACTATCTCTCTGAAAAAGGTGTCTTTGACGTTCTTCTTCGAGGGGCGGATTTTCCGCAAACGACGACCGTCGAGAAAATGAAATCCTTACTTGATGCTATGATGATGGCACCCATCAAAGTCCAATGTACCCCAGAGGGGGCAAAAGATTTCGCTTTGGTCGCCGGATCTGAAGTCGAATTCCTAGCGCAGGACGATTTATCGGTGATCTTAAAGTCCAGGGGAAACGACCAAGCACTTAAGTTCACTCCGTACTCGAACACCCTAGAAGCACGTGCTGACGAGATTAGAAATGTTCTATCTCAAGTTAAGCCGACGAAAGACGACGAAGACGCAACCAAGCCACAGAGCGCAGCGGCGAAGCTCGGAACTGAGAATCTAAAGAAACTTTGTGATCTGCGCGGAATGCCTCCTGCAAGTTCACGAACGAGCGAGTTTTGCCAAAAGGTTAGAACGCTAGAGCAAAGGTTGAATACACCTAATCTTTGGAAGAAGGTCGCCCGGCCCGATCAAGATGAAGTATGGAATTTAAATAATCGCGCCAGACTAGCTGCCAATGCGTATGTGAATGAAACTGCAAAGTGGCTTGAGGCAAATCGCCCTTCCCTAAAGGAGCGCATAGAAGAGCTTGCCGGGACCATCATAGTAAAAGAACAAACAGGCACCATTTCTGCCTGCGAAAATCGTGATTGTTCAAAAACGCTTCCGGCCGATCTGGACAGTGTTTACGGCTATCGAATTCCGCCCAGCAACAAGGAAGAATCGGTAAAAGACGCTCTCGCCTTTCGGCCTCGCTCTTCTCCGCAATCGAAAGCCGTAATTCGATACTCTTGCCCGACGAAGAACGATGCATGTGAACGGGTACAGCTATTTAACGGTGACGACCTCAGAGGCGAAGACATTGTCATCGCTCAGGCGTTGGTCGAAGCCGCCAACAAAGACCTCGCTTGGTCAGAAGGGCACGCGAGTGTAAGCCAGCCGGTCAGCATACTTCGCGCGCTCGCGCCCTGTTGCAAAGACATCAAGTGCCGCGCAACTGTCATCGAATCAGGCGTAAATCTGATTCCGACAAAAGGAACCAAGCCAAAGGGAGTCGCTCAGTAATGACCCCTTCCGACGCCGACGCAGAGCCCAGCAAAAAGAAGCCGCCAGCACCTAGTGCCGAGGGTGAAGGGGCGATCATTTGTCCCTACTGCGGAGACAATGTACCGTCACTTGTTCAGGTCGCAGCAGGAATGAAGATTGCTCTTCAAGAGAATGCTCAGCTGACGGCGATCCCAGACAATGTTTGCGGCGGCTGCTATGCGATATTAAGCAAAATGGTTTCTAAGGGTCAGGCCCTTCGCGCGCAGCAGCAAGCCAAAGAACAAAATCGACTTCTACTTTGGCGCAATCGTGTCTCGCTGGTGAAGAAGGCGAAAGATCTTCTCATTCAAAAGAACTTTGCCGAGTCCGCCGTTCAATACGAAAAATACCTGCGGATTCTTGAACTCGTGTACGACAAGAAACAAGGCGAGCTTACGCCAGACCTTTTCTCATCGACATCGCGGCAACAAGAAATGACGGTCGTTGCGTCAGTGTATTGGGACCTCATGCGTATTTACGATCAGTCTCCTCGATACAAAGAACGGCAAATGGTTGCAGCAAAAAAGTTGGCAGAGTTTGCGAGATTCACACCGATTTATCCACACATCATGCGCAAGGCCGAGTCGCTTGCTCGCACCGGAAAAAATTCAGAGGTGTATCGATTCTTCGTCAAGGCTTCGAACAAAAATCGACCGCGATGCTTCGTCGCCTCCGCTGCCTTCGAGGGCTATGAAGATCCAAGCATCACCGCGCTGCGGCTCTTTCGCGATCGCGTTTTACGAAAGTCACTCGCCGGCCGCTATTTCACTCGCGTTTACTATCGATGGTCGCCGCCACTGGCGCGCTTCATAGATCGAAGCCCCCCATTTGTACGCGCCGGGCTTAGATTTTTGCTTAGAAAAGTCGCGAAACTCGCTTTGCGAGCGATTTCTAAGCGATCGGCGCTTGATTCATCCATTTCTCTACGGTCTGATCTAGGCCATGGCTCAACTGAAAACACCCAAAGCACAAGAGTTTGATACCCTCGTCATCGGCGCCGGCCTTTCTGGCCTAATTGTCGCCAATGCACTAGAGGCCACTGGCAGAAATGTCGTCCTTGTCGAGGCCGCGGATCATATCGGTGGAGCAAGCCGAATGGGTTCGACCCAGGCTGGTCCCATCGATCACGGACTTAAGCTAATACCAGATAGCGCCGCGGCCCATGAAGCGCTCGAATGGCTAGAGACTGTCATTGGTGAAAAAATCGAACGCTCGGTCATCGAGGCGGCGCCGGTAAATTACGACGATGGTAAATTCAAACCGTACGTGGGTTTTGGCGACACAAACGTCACCACCGCAAGCGAAATTGAAGCGCAAGCAGTCACTCGTCGCCTGCAGATTTCCTCGACCCCTAAAGATTGGGTGATAAAACTGAGCGAAATATTCTCCGGTACTCTCCTCACTCAATCTCAAGTCACCAAAATGGCAATCGAGGATGGCTTCGTTATCGAGTCTATTATAAATGGAGCCAAGCGAATCTCTGCTCGTGAAGTTGTTTTCGCATGCGCCCCTAACACCTTGGTTCCTATTTTGCCAGAGGGAGCTCTTGCTCCGCGAATCCGACAAAAGCTTTTGCGCGGTGATTTTTGGACAAGCGTGAATCTTGATTTAGTTCACCCACACCCAATCACCGACACGCAGTCAGTTCATGTTTTAAAGGGCGCAAACGAAGAGCCCACGGTAGGTGTCTTCCACGAACCTCGCACGACAGAAGACGGCCGCACCCTTCAGGTTTCTCAGTGGTTTACCTTGATCCCCCGCGATCAAATCGACGAAGAAGAACTCGTTGCCGGAGCGCTGAAGCAAATTAAACGTCAACTCAAGCGCGCCTATGAATCTGCCCTTGAAGGACTAGTCCAAGAAAGAATTTTAGTGTCCTCCGCATCGCACGGGTCGCTATTAGGAGCATTTGACGTTCCAGGGCGATTGCCAAAAATTGAAAATCTTTGGCTCACCTCTTCGTTTTTTTCGAACGAACGCAATACGTTGGGGACGTTGATTCAAGCGCGAAAAGTAATCGAGGAAATCGGCGAACACTTTAACGACACCGACCTCCACAAAGATTCAGAAATTCCGCGCACTGCCGAAGTCTAAGCGCACCGTGACTCGGCCAGAACTTTCCGAAATTCTAAAATTGATTTCGGCCGAACGCGGAGGCGTCGCCGATATCCACTCTGCCTTCAAAGATTTTCCGCAAGGACTTTGGGCCCACTACCAGTTTTATAGACAGATCATGCTGGACGAGCCATTGCCGCTCGCACGCACCGAGCGCGAGTACTTGGCCATGGAAGTCAGCCAGGCAAACACTTGTCCCTACTGCATTGCCCACCACACAGAGGCCTACAAAGACGCTCACGGGAATTCTGGCGTTGAACTCGCTGAAGTAAAAAAAAACGCCCTGCTCGAGGCGGCGAAGACGTTGACGCTGAAGCCTTATGCGGCTGCGAATATAGAAGAGAATTTCAAGGGGGCCGGCTTTACGTCAGCCCAGTGGCAGCACGCCGTCATGGTGATTTCTTACTTTAACTTCGCCAACCGCTGTGCCCATGCCATGGGCCTTCAGGTTGAAGCGAATTTCGAAGAAACCTGCAAATAAAAGCGAGGCGATTGTTTCCGCAATCGCTCGCTGATTCGGTTGCCTGTTTAGTTGCAACGATGCCCATACATTTTTTCGATCAATGCGCAGCCCACTCGTTCGCCGAGTAAAATTCCGTCACGATTGTCGGCTTCTACATGGATCCCGCCGTAGATTCGACTTTTTCCGGCTTCAAGTGCTGCCTCTTCGTAGGAAGCGAAAGTTCGAACAACGCCTGGGAGGTCAGGAGAAGTGACTTTCAATCGCTCCCCAGTGAGCGGCAAAATTGACCCAAGTACGGTCGCTGCTGCGCTGCTGAACGTCGAGTGACCACTAACGTAGCCGGGAAATGGCGGAGTCGTTAACAGTGGCTGCCAGGTCGTATCAGCAAGATCCTCGTGAATCGCCGTGATTGGACGCCATGTTTGGTGAAGATACTTTACCTGCCAAGCAGCAATTCCAGCATCGCACAAAGCATAGGAAAGAGTGCGCATCGCCAAAACTGCTTCGGTGAAATTCACTGGTACTTCTTGAAGACGCTGAAGACCGATTCGAATCCACAATCCAGGTGGCGTCACAGTTCCGGCGCCGCCCACCCAAAACTTGGCGATTTCAGTTTGGTCAGCTGTTCGTTCTGTCGAATTCACGCCTCCAAGACGCAGAACCTCATCAAGTTCCGCAACGAAATCGGTCGAACCTAGCGCTGGTGGAATAAGATCTTTTGTTAGTTCCTCAACCTTCGCTCCAGAGAAGAGACCCATTTTGCCCCAGTTCGGAAGAGCCGGCTTCGCCATTGCTGGCGGCGTTGGACGCCACAAACCGCGGCCGGGTGCTGTGGGCCATTCGGACCCCATTGGGGCTTCCGCCGCTGCCAACGACTGCGAGAAATCATTGTAAATGCGGGTCGCGATTGACTGTGCATCCAACACCGCTTGTTTTTCAGACGCAGATAGTTTGTTCAGATCAAGCCAACCTTCTGCAACTTGAGTTTGCGACGGTTTGATTTGAGCAAGAACTCGCGAGAAGGCCGCGCCGTAAGACAAATCTGGGTGATTAGAATTCTTTAAGCTTTGATAGCCTGCTTCGTTTGCCAGTGCCCACATGAAAGCTGCATAGGGCGGAGCAATCTTCTCGAGCTCCGTTATTTTCAAGGAATTCGTGTGCATGGTGACAACGGTTTGTTTCGTCGCACCAAATACATTTAGTGACGCGAATTGAACAACCGCGACCGCGAACATCGCTGCTCGACGGATAAAGACTGACCCTAACACTTAAACCCCCATTGATAAAGAATCAAAAAACTTTGAACTCTTGTACCCGGGGGGTTACAGCACGAAACATGGTCAACCGAGAAACGATTGACCGTCGCGCTAAAAGACTTAACAACTTTTCCCAGTCATTTTGGGGCAGGCTTTTTTGAATCGGCTGCGCTGCGTCCTGTTAAATCAAAAACCTGCACGTCAGAAGCGAGGTCGCACCCGGAGCAAGACGAATAAAGTCCTTCTCTTAGGGCTTTGCACGGCTCATCCTGCCGCTCGTCTTCGACCAAAAAGTCTTTACCGTCTTTAGAGAGTTCCATTTTAGCGAGATGGGTTTCTTGGACGTCGCTCTCTAAAGCTTCATGAACAAAATAGTTGGCGAGCACAAGGCGCAAAAAAGGCGCTGACAAATTCCACTTTATTTAGCAAAATCATTATTTTAACTCTCTTCTGAAAGTCCTGCCGAAAACGATCCAGCTGATTATTTAAGCGGCGGCTGAAACGGACCTCAATCACTTTGACCTGAAATGCCTAGCGCGAGGAGTCCAGCTCCATCGCTTGACCTAAGTGTCTCGACTCAGCTTGCCACCCCTCCCTGCCCGTGTTAGCCCATTGGCTCCACGAGCAATCGAGGAAATTCACACGTTCCAGACTCCGCTGGTAATTGCATCAGTTTTTGGCTTCTCAAAAGCCTCGAGCAAAGTGCAACGGGGTTTAGACTCCAAAGCTGGAACGGAGGCATAACCAGAACCGCGTTCGGAGCGCACGCAACTCAGTTGGTTGACGGAAGTCAGCTGGCCTAACTTGTGACGACAGGCCCACCCAGCGTCTGTCTGCTAACTCCGAAGGCATAACATAGAAGTCCCACCAATAGGGTTGGCGATTTTCTTCAGGAGGAAGCGCAATGGCGCAAGTTACTATGAAAGACATGCTCGACGCGGGCGTGCACTTCGGACACCAGACTCAACGCTGGAATCCAAAAATGAAACCGTATGTCTTCACAGATCGTGGCGGCATTCACATTATCGATCTCCACAAGACTGTGGATTTCGCAAAACGCGCTGCTGAATTCGTAAAGCAGACAGCCTCTGAAGGCGGACGTTTGATCTTCGTCGGAACGAAGAAACAAGCGGTTGAACCAATCCAAGAAGCCGCTGCTTCTTGTGGTCAGTTCTACGTCACAAAGCGCTGGTTGGGCGGAATGCTCACCAACTTCTCGACCATCAAAGCGTCGATTGATCGTCTAAAAAAGATCGATCAAATGCGCGAAAAGGGCGAGCTCGAATTCTTCTCGAAGAAAGAGCGCGCTGGAATCGAAAAAGAATACACAAGACTGCTCGATTATCTCGACGGTATTCGCGACATGAAAGACATGCCAACAGCGATGTTCGTTGTCGACTTGAACATGGAAAACATCGCGGTTGCAGAAGCTAAGCGCCTTGGCATCAAAGTTATCGGCATCGCTGATACAAACGTTGACCCAGAAGCAGCTGACTTCCCAATTCCAGGCAACGACGATGCGATCCGTTCGATCAAACTTTTTGCTGGTTTGATTGCTGATTCGTTCAACGAAGGTGCGAAGGAATATGAAGCAAAACTTCGTCAGTCTGGCAATGCGCCCGACAAAGACGAAGCTGCGGCGAAGCCAATGCCGAAAGAAGATGCTCCACGTCGTCGTGGCGCCCGTCCAGAGCCAAAAGTTGAAGACAAAAAAGCAGGTCCTTCGATCGTTAAAGCGTCGAAGACTCGCAAACTCGTTGCTGCTGGTACAGCTGACGATGTTGAAATTCAGCAAGAGCTTGAAGAGGGCGAAAAACCAGAAACTGCTGAAACAGAAGAATAAACTTTCAGTCGCTTAAAACGAGGAAATGAAAATGAGTATCTCAGCATCAATGGTTTCTGAACTGCGCGCGAAAACCAGCGCCGGCATGTTGGACTGCAAAAAAGCTCTTGAAGCTACTTCGGGTGACTTCGAAAAAGCAGTTGATTGGCTTCGTCAAAAGGGTCTCTCGGCGGCAGGCAAAAAAGCAGGTCGTGTCGCTGCTGAAGGCGCGGTTGTTTCTTATATTCACGGCGAAGGACGCGTTGGCGTTCTTCTGGAAGTGAATTCGGAAACTGACTTCGTTGCTCGCAACGAAGGCTTCAAGGCTTTCACCCGCGACATCGCGATGCACATTGCGGCAACAGCGCCGATTTCTGTGAGTACCGATGAAGTTGATCAAACGCTAATCGCCCGCGAGCGAGAAGTTTTGACAGCGAAGGCGCGCGAACAAGGCAAAAAAGAAGAAATGATCCCGAAGATCGTCGATGGCCAAATCAAAAAATGGATGTCGGACGTCGCGCTTCTCGAACAGCCTTTTGTCAAAAATCCGGACCTCAAAATTTCGGACTACTTGAAAGAGACAATCGCGAAGATTGGTGAAAACATCGTCATTCGTCGCTTTGTTCGCTTCGAACTTGGCGAAGGTATCGAGAAGAAAAAAGACGACTTCGCTGCCGAAGTTGCTGCACAGGCAAAGGTATAATCAACGATGGCGACGCCAGCGAGACCGATCTACAAACGAATTCTTTTGAAACTCAGTGGGGAAGCACTTGCCGGAGACCAGGGCTTTGGCATTCACGCAAAAACCATCGAGGAGATCGCAAAGGGAGTCGGTGCAGCGGTTGAAACAGGCGTCGAAATTGGAATCGTCATTGGCGGCGGCAACATCTTTCGCGGTGTTGCTGCCTCTGCCAACGGCATGGACCGGGCTAGCTCTGACTACATGGGCATGCTCGCAACTTGTATAAACGCCCTCGCACTTCAGGACGCACTCGAAAAAATCAATGTTGATACACGCGTTCAAAGCGCGATCGAAATGGCGGAAATCGCTGAACCCTATATACGCCGGCGTGCCATGCGACACCTCGAGAAAAAACGCGTCGTCATTTTTGGTGCTGGCACCGGCAATCCCTACTTCACCACCGACACGGCCGCTGCCCTTCGCGCAATGGAAATCGACGCTCAAGTCATCATGAAAGCAACGCGGGTCGACGGCGTATATGACAAAGATCCACTGAAGCATTCAGATGCTGTGAAGTTTGATGAATTAACATACATCGAGGTTCTCAATCGTCGACTGAACGTCATGGATTCAACGGCTATCAGTCTATGCATGGACAATCAGATGCCGATTTTGTGCTTCAACCTGAAAGATCCGGCCAATATTCTGAAGGCGATCAAAGGTGACCGTATTGGAACACTCATTCAATAGCTACTCTCACGTCAGCTGATTCAATAACAACGAAGGAGTCTGCAATGGTCGAAAATGCGAAAAAAGCCGCAAAAGATTCTATGGAAAAGGCCCTCGCTTCACTGGCAAACGAACTCAAAAAAGTTCGCACCGGGCGCGCGCAAATCTCGATGCTCGACAACGTAAAGGTAAACTACTACGGCAACCTTACGCCCCTCAGTCAGGTTTCTGCGGTTTCGACGCCAGATGCAAAAAGCTTTCTGATCGCACCCTGGGAAGCGCAGATGCTTAAAGAAATTGAACAAGCAATCATCAAAAGTGACTTGGGAATGAGTCCGATCAATGACGGGAAAGTCATTCGCTTAAAAGTTCCGGACTTAAACGAAGAACGCCGTAAAGAGATGGTGAAAAACACCAAAAAAGTCGTCGAAGATGCAAAAGTCGCAGTTCGCATGGCTCGACGAGATGCCAACGAAGCTCTTAAAAAGGCATTGAAGGACAAAGCGATCAGCGAAGACGACAACAAGCGAGCGGAAACAGAAATTCAAAAAGCCACCGATCAGTACATCGAGAAGGTCGACAAGATGTCGGCAGAAAAAGAAAAAGAGATCATGACGATCTAATTGGTGAACGTGAGTACTGACGAAGCAAACCTGAAATTTAATTTGCCCAAACACGTTGCGATCATCATGGATGGCAACGGCCGCTGGGCCGAGCTCCGAAGGCGCAACCGCACCTTCGGACATTTGCGTGGTGCACGGATTGCGCGTGAAATAATTGAAGCCGCCTCTCAGCGCGGACTTAAAGAACTTACGCTATACACGTTCAGCTCTGAAAATTGGCTTCGGCCCCTTGAGGAAGTCTCATTTCTAATGGCACTTCTATCGCGGCACTTGAAGCGAGAACGTGCAACTTTGATAAAAAACAAAATTCGATTTCAAGCTATTGGTGAACTTGATCGACTTCCCGCTAGCGTAAGGGCCGAGGTCGACGAAACCGTCCGGGCCACTGCCGAGTGCACAGGTATGAAACTCACCTTCGCGCTTAGTTATGGCGGCCGCCAAGAAATTCTGACTGCGGCAAAAAATTTGGCTTCCGCAGCCGCAAAAGGCGAGTTTGATCTGTCGAAGATCACAGATGACCAGCTTGCAGAAAAGTTTCAATCTGGTCTTATGACAAAAGGAATGACCGACCCTGACCTAGTGATTCGAACCAGCGGGGAAACACGCCTTTCAAACTTTTTTCTGTGGCAGTGTGCTTATTCAGAAATTTATTTCACCCAGACCCTTTGGCCCGATT comes from the Deltaproteobacteria bacterium genome and includes:
- the frr gene encoding ribosome recycling factor gives rise to the protein MVENAKKAAKDSMEKALASLANELKKVRTGRAQISMLDNVKVNYYGNLTPLSQVSAVSTPDAKSFLIAPWEAQMLKEIEQAIIKSDLGMSPINDGKVIRLKVPDLNEERRKEMVKNTKKVVEDAKVAVRMARRDANEALKKALKDKAISEDDNKRAETEIQKATDQYIEKVDKMSAEKEKEIMTI
- a CDS encoding NAD(P)-binding protein, with the protein product MAQLKTPKAQEFDTLVIGAGLSGLIVANALEATGRNVVLVEAADHIGGASRMGSTQAGPIDHGLKLIPDSAAAHEALEWLETVIGEKIERSVIEAAPVNYDDGKFKPYVGFGDTNVTTASEIEAQAVTRRLQISSTPKDWVIKLSEIFSGTLLTQSQVTKMAIEDGFVIESIINGAKRISAREVVFACAPNTLVPILPEGALAPRIRQKLLRGDFWTSVNLDLVHPHPITDTQSVHVLKGANEEPTVGVFHEPRTTEDGRTLQVSQWFTLIPRDQIDEEELVAGALKQIKRQLKRAYESALEGLVQERILVSSASHGSLLGAFDVPGRLPKIENLWLTSSFFSNERNTLGTLIQARKVIEEIGEHFNDTDLHKDSEIPRTAEV
- the rpsB gene encoding 30S ribosomal protein S2, yielding MAQVTMKDMLDAGVHFGHQTQRWNPKMKPYVFTDRGGIHIIDLHKTVDFAKRAAEFVKQTASEGGRLIFVGTKKQAVEPIQEAAASCGQFYVTKRWLGGMLTNFSTIKASIDRLKKIDQMREKGELEFFSKKERAGIEKEYTRLLDYLDGIRDMKDMPTAMFVVDLNMENIAVAEAKRLGIKVIGIADTNVDPEAADFPIPGNDDAIRSIKLFAGLIADSFNEGAKEYEAKLRQSGNAPDKDEAAAKPMPKEDAPRRRGARPEPKVEDKKAGPSIVKASKTRKLVAAGTADDVEIQQELEEGEKPETAETEE
- a CDS encoding carboxymuconolactone decarboxylase family protein, which encodes MTRPELSEILKLISAERGGVADIHSAFKDFPQGLWAHYQFYRQIMLDEPLPLARTEREYLAMEVSQANTCPYCIAHHTEAYKDAHGNSGVELAEVKKNALLEAAKTLTLKPYAAANIEENFKGAGFTSAQWQHAVMVISYFNFANRCAHAMGLQVEANFEETCK
- the tsf gene encoding translation elongation factor Ts, with protein sequence MSISASMVSELRAKTSAGMLDCKKALEATSGDFEKAVDWLRQKGLSAAGKKAGRVAAEGAVVSYIHGEGRVGVLLEVNSETDFVARNEGFKAFTRDIAMHIAATAPISVSTDEVDQTLIAREREVLTAKAREQGKKEEMIPKIVDGQIKKWMSDVALLEQPFVKNPDLKISDYLKETIAKIGENIVIRRFVRFELGEGIEKKKDDFAAEVAAQAKV
- a CDS encoding UMP kinase produces the protein MATPARPIYKRILLKLSGEALAGDQGFGIHAKTIEEIAKGVGAAVETGVEIGIVIGGGNIFRGVAASANGMDRASSDYMGMLATCINALALQDALEKINVDTRVQSAIEMAEIAEPYIRRRAMRHLEKKRVVIFGAGTGNPYFTTDTAAALRAMEIDAQVIMKATRVDGVYDKDPLKHSDAVKFDELTYIEVLNRRLNVMDSTAISLCMDNQMPILCFNLKDPANILKAIKGDRIGTLIQ
- a CDS encoding vanadium-dependent haloperoxidase codes for the protein MLGSVFIRRAAMFAVAVVQFASLNVFGATKQTVVTMHTNSLKITELEKIAPPYAAFMWALANEAGYQSLKNSNHPDLSYGAAFSRVLAQIKPSQTQVAEGWLDLNKLSASEKQAVLDAQSIATRIYNDFSQSLAAAEAPMGSEWPTAPGRGLWRPTPPAMAKPALPNWGKMGLFSGAKVEELTKDLIPPALGSTDFVAELDEVLRLGGVNSTERTADQTEIAKFWVGGAGTVTPPGLWIRIGLQRLQEVPVNFTEAVLAMRTLSYALCDAGIAAWQVKYLHQTWRPITAIHEDLADTTWQPLLTTPPFPGYVSGHSTFSSAAATVLGSILPLTGERLKVTSPDLPGVVRTFASYEEAALEAGKSRIYGGIHVEADNRDGILLGERVGCALIEKMYGHRCN
- the uppS gene encoding di-trans,poly-cis-decaprenylcistransferase gives rise to the protein MDGNGRWAELRRRNRTFGHLRGARIAREIIEAASQRGLKELTLYTFSSENWLRPLEEVSFLMALLSRHLKRERATLIKNKIRFQAIGELDRLPASVRAEVDETVRATAECTGMKLTFALSYGGRQEILTAAKNLASAAAKGEFDLSKITDDQLAEKFQSGLMTKGMTDPDLVIRTSGETRLSNFFLWQCAYSEIYFTQTLWPDYGEEELEAALHWYGSRERRFGRTSAQIASGAQILGEAASPTNDPSRELTVL